The Enterobacter mori genomic interval CAGGTCTGACTTACACACGTATAAAGAGCCACGGTTAACCCCGTGGCTCTTTTAATTTAGCCGCCCGCCAGTTTAACTTTCATTCCTTTTGCTTCGAGCAGCGTTTTAATTAAATCGCGTTTGTCGCCCTGAATTTCGATCACGCCATCTTTCACGGCACCGCCGCAACCACATTTCTTTTTTAATTCTGCGGCCAGTTTAGCCAGCTCCGCATCATCCAGCTCGATCCCGGTAATCAGGCACACGCCCTTGCCCTTTCGACCGCTGGTCTGACGCTGGATGCGCACGATACCATCACCTTTAGGACGTTCAGCTTTCTCTTTTGGCTCATCGATACGCCCGGTCCCGGTGGAGTAGACCAGGCGGCTGTTGGAATCGCTCATCAGGCCCCCTTTTTCAATGACGCGTTGATCGCTTTAAGCGTCTGTGCCGGATCCGCAGATTGCGTAACGGGACGGCCGATCACCATATAATCCACACCTGCCGCTAACGCTTGCTCTGGCGTCATAATACGGCGCTGATCGCCAACCTCACTGCCAGCAGGACGGATACCCGGCGTGATAAGCTTAAATTGCTGGCCCAGTTCGGATTTGAAGCGCACCGCCTCCTGGGCTGAACAGACGACCCCGTCGAGACCGCAGTTTTGCGTCAGACGAGCCAGACGTTCTGCTTGTTCGGCAGGTGACAACGTCACGCCAAGATCGCGCAGGTCAGATTCATCCATGCTGGTCAGCACGGTGACCGCAATCAGGAGCGGCGCATCTTTGCCGAAGGGTACCAGCGCCTCGCGTGCGGCGGTCATCATACGCGCCCC includes:
- the pyrF gene encoding orotidine-5'-phosphate decarboxylase, which produces MTSVTSSASRVITDSPVVVALDYNNRDTALAFIDGIDPRDCRLKVGKEMFTLFGPQIVRDLQQRGFDVFLDLKFHDIPNTTAHAVAAAAELGVWMVNVHASGGARMMTAAREALVPFGKDAPLLIAVTVLTSMDESDLRDLGVTLSPAEQAERLARLTQNCGLDGVVCSAQEAVRFKSELGQQFKLITPGIRPAGSEVGDQRRIMTPEQALAAGVDYMVIGRPVTQSADPAQTLKAINASLKKGA
- the yciH gene encoding stress response translation initiation inhibitor YciH, whose product is MSDSNSRLVYSTGTGRIDEPKEKAERPKGDGIVRIQRQTSGRKGKGVCLITGIELDDAELAKLAAELKKKCGCGGAVKDGVIEIQGDKRDLIKTLLEAKGMKVKLAGG